The proteins below come from a single Lodderomyces elongisporus chromosome 3, complete sequence genomic window:
- the FLC2 gene encoding Flavin carrier protein 2, whose translation MLILNTIFLLCLASFTNLVSATKLIKSSSLLTCMDNSQFTASYFDIVFYPENNTVYFDINAISSIDNKNVSVYVNLIAYGLNVLQRNVSLCSLDYQETGNSKNNPLCPLTSGHLNLDSSYELGSSVTKEIPGVAYTIPDLDARVKVIVYDDSDYTQLACVEATLSNGKTVQTKYAAWPIAAVSGLGVLTSGVISIIGHSSTAAHIASNSMSLFIYFQSLAITAMMGVARVPPIAAAWAQNFMWSLGLVRVGFVQNIANWYVQSTGGTPTDILKSSYLSISVQKRKLIKRAALELYDHFASEAKQKLVKRLDVQVDSDTFGTSDNLDPTLYSTDEKNSDGKILVLRGVQRVAYLLSIEITDLFMTGICFLLFFGFVMIVCLTLFKALIEILVRSKMMREGKFNEYRQQWNGVIKGSVYRLLIIALPQISLLCIWELTTRDSTGTVVVAVFLLVLACLLLLQAAVRVFLLGRRSVGQFKNPAYLLFGDGKFLNRFGFLYVQFRADCYWFVLVSLVYIFLKSLFVAVLQQHGKPQSVIVWAIELIYLVLVCWIRPFMDKRTNAFNITIAVINFINALFFMFFSMVFGQPNVVSSVMAVVYFVLNAVFALFLLLFTIITCALALVYKNPDTRYQPMKDDRVSFLPRTVNDKTGGPGGLSRDDDMELMALGATAMKGHEHGGKSRMAGDSSIYDEDNSFENEGESVYQRTRNLSGPGLSSTSESAYEPSKRDSFVNVEPTQPSSTIVGNPYAALPTNAGGNAGGPSNNSTGGFSFGQTGSYQGSASSPQNPYFKSTSYQQQSQPYQQRNPRFR comes from the coding sequence ATGTTGATTCTAAATAcaattttccttctttgctTAGCCAGTTTCACCAATTTGGTTTCAGCTACAAAGTTGATCAAGTCTTCGTCGCTTTTAACATGTATGGATAACTCCCAGTTCACTGCATCCTACtttgatattgttttttacCCAGAGAATAACACTGTGTATTTCGATATCAATGCCATTTCCTCCATCGACAACAAAAACGTTAGTGTTTACGTGAACTTGATTGCTTACGGTCTCAATGTTTTACAAAGAAACGTGTCATTGTGTTCATTAGACTACCAAGAAACAGGTAATAGCAAAAATAACCCACTTTGCCCATTGACTTCGGGACACTTGAACTTGGACTCCTCCTACGAGTTGGGGTCCTCGGTCACCAAAGAAATCCCAGGCGTCGCATATACAATTCCAGACTTGGATGCTAGAGTTAAAGTCATTGTTTACGACGACTCAGACTATACCCAATTGGCATGTGTCGAGGCAACATTATCCAACGGAAAAACAGTGCAAACCAAGTACGCGGCATGGCCAATTGCAGCAGTATCGGGTTTGGGTGTTTTAACCTCTGGTGTTATCTCTATTATAGGCCACTCTAGCACTGCCGCCCACATTGCGTCAAACTCAATGTCTTTGTTTATCTATTTCCAATCCTTGGCAATTACTGCTATGATGGGTGTTGCAAGAGTGCCACCAATTGCAGCCGCTTGGGCACAAAACTTTATGTGGTCCTTGGGTCTTGTTAGAGTTGGATTTGTCCAGAATATCGCCAACTGGTACGTCCAGTCGACTGGTGGAACACCAACAGATATTTTAAAATCTTCTTATTTGTCAATCTCTGTGCAAAAGAGGAAATTGATCAAGAGAGCTGCATTGGAGTTGTATGACCACTTTGCTTCAgaagcaaagcaaaaattgGTCAAGAGACTCGATGTGCAAGTCGACTCAGATACTTTTGGTACTTCGGATAATCTCGATCCAACCTTGTACTCAAccgatgaaaaaaattcagATGGCAAGATCTTGGTCTTGCGAGGAGTTCAAAGAGTAGCTTATTTGTTGAGCATTGAAATCACAGACCTTTTCATGACCGgtatttgctttttgctcttttttggttttgttatGATTGTTTGTCTCACCTTGTTCAAGGCACTCATTGAAATCTTAGTCAGAAGCAAAATGATGCGCGAGGGCAAGTTTAACGAATATAGACAGCAATGGAATGGTGTCATCAAAGGTTCCGTTTACCGTTTATTGATTATTGCGTTGCCACAAATCAGTCTTTTGTGTATATGGGAGTTGACAACTAGAGATTCAACAGGTACCGTTGTTGTGGCCGTTTTCCTTTTAGTATTGGCATGTCTCTTGTTGCTTCAAGCCGCGGTGCGCGTGTTTTTATTGGGAAGAAGATCTGTTGGCCAGTTTAAGAACCCGGCATACCTCCTTTTTGGCGATGGGAAATTTCTCAATAGATTTGGTTTCCTCTATGTTCAATTCAGAGCTGATTGTTACTGGTTTGTGTTGGTGTCCCTCGTCTATATCTTTTTGAAATCActttttgttgctgttttgcaacaacatGGAAAGCCACAATCTGTCATTGTTTGGGCTATAGAATTGATTTACTTGGTATTGGTATGTTGGATACGTCCATTTATGGATAAGAGAACTAATGCATTCAACATTACCATTGCTGTaatcaatttcatcaatgCCTTATTTTTTATGTTCTTTTCAATGGTGTTTGGCCAACCAAATGTCGTATCTTCAGTAATGGCGGtggtttattttgttttaaatGCCGTTTTTGCCTTATTcctattattatttaccATCATCACATGTGCATTGGCCTTGGTTTACAAGAACCCCGACACAAGGTACCAACCAATGAAAGATGACAGGGTCTCATTCCTTCCAAGAACAGTTAATGATAAGACTGGTGGACCAGGTGGTTTGAGTCGTGATGACGATATGGAGTTAATGGCGTTGGGTGCTACAGCAATGAAGGGTCATGAACATGGTGGAAAATCCCGAATGGCTGGAGATTCATCAATCTATGATGAGGACAATTCctttgaaaatgaaggCGAGTCTGTATACCAAAGAACGCGAAACTTGAGTGGTCCTGGTCTTTCATCTACTTCAGAATCAGCATATGAACCATCAAAGAGAGACTCATTTGTCAATGTAGAGCCTACACAACCAAGCTCTACCATTGTAGGTAATCCTTACGCTGCACTTCCAACAAATGCCGGGGGTAACGCTGGCGGACCCAGCAATAACAGTACAGGTGGATTTAGTTTCGGTCAAACTGGATCATACCAAGGAAGTGCCTCAAGTCCGCAGAATCCATACTTTAAATCCACTTCATATCAGCAGCAGTCGCAGCCCTACCAGCAAAGAAACCCACGTTTTAGGTaa
- the GLK1 gene encoding glucokinase, with translation MSLSEKLEVAVRDIENDFYIDDDFLIKASQYFEESMRAGLQAPEQDRAHMPMIPTYVTSLPTGKEKGLFLAADLGGTNFRVCSVDLKGDHTFDLKQSKFRIPLDLMKGDHADDLFRFLATKIAAFLDENHQDCRVKGSKPLKLGFTFSFPVDQTALNRGTLLRWTKSFDIPDTVGRDVVQLLQANLTVLEVNVDVVALANDTVGTLLSRSYANNPEYTHANTVIGLIFGTGTNGAYYESFDRIPKLKNKPEGAKGMVINTEWGSFDNELKILPNTLYDKIVDSETANKGYHMFEKRVSGLFLGEILRVALLDLFEKGLIFQELYKERGGSLPHRLITPWQLDSEVLSYIQIDDSTALKMSELILQNTLRLPTTADERVVIQRITRAISKRAAQLAAIPIATIIRETKDLYADDERDFEVGCDGSVIEFYPGFRDEIMKAFNVIDPLKGSRKKVHLKIAKDGSGVGAALIAATTD, from the coding sequence ATGTCCCTTTCTGAAAAGTTAGAAGTTGCCGTTCGGGATATAGAAAATGATTTCTACATTGATGACGATTTCCTCATCAAGGCCTCGCAATACTTTGAAGAGTCCATGAGAGCTGGCTTGCAGGCCCCAGAACAAGATAGAGCACACATGCCAATGATCCCTACATATGTGACAAGCTTACCAACAggtaaagaaaagggtTTATTCTTGGCTGCTGATTTGGGTGGTACCAACTTTAGAGTCTGTTCGGTTGACCTTAAAGGTGACCACACTTTTGACTTGAAGCAAAGCAAATTTAGAATCCCATTGGACTTGATGAAGGGTGACCACGCCGATGACTTGTTTAGATTCTTAGCAACCAAGATTGCGGCTTTCCTTGACGAAAACCACCAAGATTGCAGAGTCAAAGGGTCTAAGCCATTGAAATTGggttttactttttcatttcctgTGGACCAAACTGCTTTGAATAGAGGCACATTGTTGAGATGGACAAAGAGTTTTGATATCCCAGATACTGTTGGAAGAGATGTTGTTCAATTGTTGCAAGCCAACTTGACCGTCTTGGAAGtcaatgttgatgttgttgcatTGGCCAACGACACTGTGGGAACATTATTGTCAAGATCGTATGCCAACAACCCAGAATACACCCACGCCAACACAGTAATTGGATTGATTTTTGGTACTGGTACCAATGGTGCTTACTACGAGTCATTTGACAGGATCCCCAAGTTGAAGAACAAGCCGGAAGGCGCCAAGGGTATGGTTATCAATACCGAGTGGGGTTCATTTGACAATGAATTGAAGATCTTGCCAAACACCTTGTACGACAAGATTGTTGATTCAGAAACTGCCAACAAGGGTTACCAcatgtttgaaaaaagagtaaGTGGATTATTCCTTGGTGAGATTTTGCGTGTGGCATTATTGGACTTGTTTGAGAAGGGTTTGATTTTCCAAGAATTGtataaagaaagaggtGGAAGCTTGCCTCATAGATTAATCACACCATGGCAATTGGACTCTGAGGTTCTTTCGTATATCCAAATCGACGACTCCACTGCATTGAAGATGTCAGAAttgattttgcaaaacacaTTAAGATTGCCAACTACAGCAGATGAAAGAGTCGTGATTCAAAGAATCACTAGAGCCATCTCCAAGAGAGCTGCGCAATTAGCAGCAATTCCTATTGCAACAATCATTAGAGAGACAAAAGACTTGTATGCAGACGACGAAAGAGACTTTGAAGTTGGTTGTGATGGTTCAGTTATTGAGTTTTACCCTGGTTTCAGAGATGAGATTATGAAGGCATTCAATGTAATCGACCCATTAAAGGGATCGAGGAAAAAAGTGCACTTGAAGATTGCCAAGGATGGTTctggtgttggtgctgcTTTGATTGCTGCAACCACCGATTGA
- the PRE6 gene encoding Proteasome subunit alpha type-4 (MEROPS:MER0004372), producing the protein MSGYDSALSIFSPDGHVFQVEYASEAVKRGTCAVGVKGSSVVVLGCERRTTLKLQDPRTTPSKIQKIDHHILLAFAGLNADARILIDKARVEAQSHRLNLEDAVTVDYLTKYVAGVQQQYTQSGGTRPFGIATLIAGFDALDTVPKLYQTEPSGVYNAWKAHAIGRSAKTVNEFLEKQWKDGMSEDETVKLTVKSLLEVVQTGAKNIEISVMKAGETKKLTIEEINKFVEEIEAEKEAEAEKKKPKVKAKE; encoded by the exons ATGAGTGGATACGATAGTGCGTTATCTATTTTCTC ACCTGATGGACACGTTTTCCAAGTTGAGTATGCTTCTGAGGCGGTCAAACGAGGCACTTGTGCCGTTGGAGTTAAAGGTTCATCGGTCGTGGTGCTCGGTTGCGAGAGACGTACCACTTTAAAGCTTCAAGATCCACGTACAACACCATCGAAAATCCAAAAAATCGACCATCATATTCTTTTGGCATTTGCCGGGTTGAATGCCGATGCAAGAATCCTTATAGATAAAGCTCGTGTTGAGGCGCAATCGCACCGATTAAATTTGGAAGATGCTGTGACTGTGGATTATTTGACGAAATACGTTGCAGGAGTACAGCAACAATATACTCAATCCGGAGGTACTAGACCTTTTGGAATTGCTACTTTAATTGCCGGATTCGATGCATTAGATACCGTGCCAAAATTGTACCAGACTGAGCCATCTGGTGTATATAACGCATGGAAGGCGCATGCGATTGGAAGATCAGCAAAGACTGTGAATgagtttttggaaaagcaATGGAAAGATGGAATGTCTGAAGATGAGACGGTAAAGTTAACCGTTAAGTCGCTTTTGGAAGTTGTACAAACAGGAGCAAAGAACATTGAGATTAGCGTGATGAAAGCGggagagacaaaaaaattgaccATTGAGGAGATCAACAAATTTGTGGAGGAAATTGAGGCTGAGAAGGAAGCTGAAgcggaaaagaagaagccaAAGGTGAAGGCTAAAGAGTAG
- the FEN1 gene encoding Elongation of fatty acids protein 2 (BUSCO:EOG092634B1), giving the protein MGVKGLNQLIKEHSPHAYKEFELKNLFGRKVAIDASMCLYQFLIAVRQSDGQQLTNDEGETTSHLSGIFYRTIRMVENNIKPVYVFDGKPPVLKGGELEKRLLKREEAQKQIDNLKDDASVSDMTKYQKRLVRVSRDQNDEAKKLLELMGIPYVNAPCEAEAQCAELARGGKVFAAASEDMDTLCYEPPQLLRHLTFAEARKMPIDQITYKEAIQGLDMTKEQFIDLCILLGCDYCETIKGVGPVTAYKLIKEHGSLDNIVKYLQENPDKTKYKVPENWPYNEARQLFMKPEVLPASEVELKWKEPDLDGLIEYMVKNKGFSEDRIRSGAEKLKKGLKAGIQGRLDGFFTVVPKNSNTSPSGKDDKKRKTNDKKGAAAKKTKRR; this is encoded by the coding sequence ATGGGTGTCAAGGGTCTCAACCAGCTCATCAAAGAGCACTCTCCACATGCATACAAAGAATTCGAACTCAAGAACCTCTTTGGTCGCAAAGTCGCCATTGATGCTTCCATGTGTCTTTATCAATTCTTAATTGCCGTGCGTCAATCAGATGGCCAACAATTGACCAATGACGAGGGTGAAACTACATCCCATTTGTCTGGTATTTTTTACAGAACTATTCGAATGGTTGAGAATAACATCAAGCCAGTGTATGTTTTTGATGGTAAGCCACCAGTCTTGAAAGGTGGTGAGTTGGAGAAACGATTGCtcaagagagaagaagctcaaaaacaaattgataaTCTAAAAGACGACGCCTCAGTTAGTGATATGACAAAGTACCAAAAGAGATTGGTTAGAGTAAGTCGCGATCAAAACGACGAGGCTAAAAAGTTACTAGAGCTCATGGGAATCCCCTATGTTAACGCACCATGCGAAGCTGAAGCACAATGCGCAGAGTTGGCACGCGGTGGTAAAGTGTTTGCTGCTGCAAGTGAAGATATGGACACGCTTTGTTACGAACCACCACAGTTACTAAGACATTTGACATTTGCCGAGGCAAGAAAAATGCCCATCGACCAAATCACATATAAAGAAGCCATACAAGGCTTGGATATGACCAAAGAACAATTTATTGACTTGTGTATTTTATTAGGATGCGACTACTGTGAGACAATTAAAGGTGTTGGTCCTGTTACCGCCTACAAGTTGATCAAAGAACACGGCTCCTTGGACAATATTGTAAAGTATTTGCAAGAAAACCCCgacaaaaccaaatataAAGTACCAGAAAATTGGCCATACAACGAAGCTAGACAATTATTCATGAAACCAGAAGTGCTACCTGCACTGGAAGTAGAGTTGAAGTGGAAAGAACCAGATTTAGATGGATTGATTGAATATATGGTAAAGAATAAAGGTTTTAGTGAGGATAGGATAAGAAGCGGTGctgagaaattgaaaaaaggaTTGAAAGCAGGGATTCAAGGAAGATTAGATGGGTTTTTCACAGTTGTGCCAAAAAACAGCAACACATCACCACTGGGGAAAgatgacaaaaaaagaaaaacaaacgaCAAGAAAGGCGCTGCTgcgaaaaagacaaaaaggaGGTAA
- the CDC10 gene encoding cell division control protein, translating to MSYADTEPFQFTHPKKYVGFDTITTQIENRLLKRGFQFNVMVVGRSGLGKSTLVNTLFSSKLTSSNGRKTREEPIEKTTEIKVSHHSLVENNVRLNINVIDTPGFGDQINNEKCWDPLVKYVKEQHSQYLRKELTAQREKYLPDTRVHCILYFIPPNGQPLRQLDVQALKKLCEIANVVPIIAKSDSLTLEERNDFKKLLQSEFMKYGFNIYPYDSEDLYEEERQLNEDIKSLIPFAIAGSETEIELSNGEMVRGRKTKWGAINIEDVSQCEFVFLRDFLTRTHLQDLIETTNLTHYETFRAKQLIALKENASNTNRQSQVNAGQGH from the coding sequence aTGTCATACGCAGATACAGAGCCTTTCCAATTCACACATCCTAAAAAGTATGTCGGTTTCGACACCATCACTACCCAGATTGAAAATCGGTTATTGAAGAGAGGATTCCAATTTAATGTTATGGTGGTGGGCCGCTCGGGTCTCGGGAAAAGTACCTTGGTCAATACCTTGTTCTCTTCGAAATTAACTTCTTCAAATGGTCGTAAAACACGTGAGGAACCCATTGAGAAAACCACAGAGATTAAAGTCTCACACCACTCACTAGTGGAAAACAATGTCCGCTTAAACATCAATGTCATTGATACCCCAGGATTTGGCGACCAAATCAATAACGAAAAATGCTGGGACCCCTTGGTAAAGTACGTTAAGGAACAACACTCACAATATTTGAGAAAGGAATTAACGGcacaaagagaaaagtaCTTGCCAGATACTAGAGTTCACTGCATCTTGTACTTTATCCCACCAAACGGCCAACCATTGAGACAATTGGATGTCCAGGCCTTGAAGAAACTTTGTGAAATCGCCAATGTTGTGCCTATAATTGCCAAATCAGACAGCTTGACTTTGGAAGAGCGTAACGATTTCAAAAAACTCTTGCAATCAGAATTTATGAAGTATGGATTCAATATTTACCCCTATGACTCTGAAGATCTTtacgaagaagaaagacaatTGAATGAAGATATCAAATCCTTGATTCCATTTGCTATTGCAGGCAGCGAAACTGAAATCGAGTTGAGCAATGGCGAAATGGTGCGTGGaagaaaaaccaaatggggaGCAATAAACATTGAGGATGTGAGTCAATGCGAGTTTGTCTTTTTAAGAGATTTCTTAACCAGAACTCATTTACAAGATTTaatagaaacaacaaatttgACCCACTATGAAACATTTAGAGCTAAACAGTTGATTGcattgaaagaaaatgcATCAAACACAAATAGGCAATCCCAGGTCAATGCAGGACAGGGTCATTGA
- the YCP4 gene encoding flavodoxin-like fold protein (CAZy:AA6): MTFKIAIIQYSTYGHVTTLARAVQEGVEKAGYKADLFQFPETLPQDVLDKLHAPPKPKDIPVATLETLTSYDAFLFGIPTRFGTGPAQVFEFWGATGGLWAEGKLYGKPAGVFVSTGTQGGGQETTVRNTLSFLVHHGLIYVPFGYAAFQQQADLTEIHGASPYGAGTFAAGDGSRQPSKLELEVAQIQGETFAKTAAKLLGATSSGNKSSGNASESAGANTTGNNNNNNKTAAAAKSNATPATKSEKPTTAATSQARAKQTSSSPESTDKSFCSKCTIM, encoded by the coding sequence ATGACTTTCAAGATTGCCATTATACAATATTCAACTTATGGGCACGTCACAACATTAGCCAGGGCAGTGCAAGAAGGTGTCGAGAAGGCAGGATACAAAGCAGACTTGTTCCAATTCCCCGAAACATTACCCCAAGATGTCCTCGACAAATTGCATGCACCTCCAAAACCAAAGGACATTCCAGTGGCCACGTTGGAAACATTGACTTCATATGACGCATTCCTTTTTGGTATCCCTACAAGGTTTGGTACTGGTCCAGCCCAAGTATTTGAATTCTGGGGCGCCACAGGTGGATTATGGGCCGAAGGAAAATTGTATGGTAAACCAGCAGGTGTATTTGTCTCTACCGGTACTCAAGGTGGTGGACAAGAAACTACAGTGAGAAACACATTGAGTTTCCTCGTACATCACGGTTTGATCTATGTTCCATTCGGCTACGCCGCATTCCAACAACAAGCTGACTTGACAGAGATCCACGGTGCATCACCATACGGTGCTGGTACCTTTGCTGCTGGTGACGGTTCAAGACAACCATCaaaattggaattggaaGTAGCACAGATTCAAGGTGAaacatttgcaaaaacagCAGCCAAATTGCTTGGAGCAACAAGCTCAGGCAACAAGTCATCTGGCAATGCTTCTGAAAGTGCTGGAGCAAATACTACtggtaacaacaacaacaacaacaaaaccgCAGCTGCTGCTAAATCCAACGCAACACCTGCAACAAAGTCTGAAAAACCAACAACCGCCGCAACATCACAAGCAAGAGCTAAGCAAACTTCTTCATCACCAGAATCCACCGACAAAAGTTTCTGCTCAAAATGTACCATTATGTAA